From the genome of Marixanthomonas ophiurae, one region includes:
- a CDS encoding mechanosensitive ion channel domain-containing protein: protein MKKLLPFLTLLLGFFILGISHGYAQSEQDSVQPVNESKLPSKKRVINDSAYYSSNPYTDYNEAYYRVNRLNEQVGLPPKQYNLRTPQAALEHFILKSRSGKYEEALYALNLNLLPQNVTKKDAAILAEKLYFVINQRVSIDWDGLSDRPDGQIDISTSTNKAIAGKPRRSVVFGEIQLNERDIVMRVQRIRFEEYGALWLISANTVENIEPLYEEYGPRKLDKMMPEWSRVHFLGFQVWKFFGILLLLFIAWFFGKFVTYLLRKILRKSKRPWIKSIADKLARPAGILFGTLFFYILLDNLISLSGGFANIVYTSLIILIIGSITWFITSFVDYLMTYIAENKIGDVSEEENEEARKMLTYISVARRIVTFLVVVIGGYIIISQFRALEKVGISLLASAGVATVILGIAAQNTLGNIIAGLQIAITKPVRIGDTVIIEDDWGYVEEIGFTYMVVRTWDLRRLVVPLKFVISEVFENWSMTSSHQIRPIYLFADYRVDVSKIRSEFEKMLEAEEDWDEDNPAVVEVVDMTEESVKIRALCSAKDAKTTWQLHCALREKLIAYICQLEDGLYLSRTRVDISNRSENIKNNRNSSSEEKDS from the coding sequence ATGAAAAAATTGTTACCCTTCCTCACACTACTTTTAGGTTTCTTTATTTTAGGAATTTCGCACGGTTACGCGCAATCTGAGCAAGACTCAGTACAACCCGTAAACGAAAGTAAATTACCAAGTAAAAAACGTGTAATAAATGATAGTGCCTACTATTCTTCAAATCCTTACACTGATTATAATGAAGCCTATTACCGTGTTAATAGACTTAATGAGCAAGTAGGCTTACCTCCAAAACAATATAATTTAAGAACTCCACAAGCCGCATTAGAACATTTTATTTTAAAATCACGAAGCGGAAAGTATGAAGAAGCTCTCTATGCTCTAAATCTAAACTTATTACCTCAAAACGTCACAAAAAAAGACGCAGCAATTTTAGCTGAAAAACTATATTTTGTCATTAACCAGCGTGTGAGTATTGATTGGGATGGACTTTCTGATCGTCCCGACGGACAAATTGATATTAGTACATCCACCAATAAGGCTATTGCCGGAAAACCTAGAAGAAGTGTTGTTTTTGGTGAAATACAATTAAACGAACGTGATATTGTGATGCGCGTTCAGCGTATTCGATTTGAAGAATATGGGGCTCTTTGGCTTATTTCAGCTAATACAGTGGAAAACATTGAGCCTTTATACGAAGAATATGGACCACGAAAGCTAGACAAAATGATGCCTGAATGGTCTCGAGTACATTTTTTAGGATTTCAAGTCTGGAAATTTTTTGGAATACTTCTTTTATTATTTATCGCTTGGTTTTTTGGAAAATTTGTAACGTATTTATTGAGAAAAATACTGCGAAAATCTAAACGCCCTTGGATTAAATCCATTGCCGATAAGCTAGCTCGACCTGCCGGTATTTTATTTGGAACCTTGTTTTTTTACATTCTACTCGATAATCTCATTTCACTTTCTGGAGGGTTTGCCAATATTGTTTATACCAGCTTAATTATACTCATAATTGGTTCTATTACTTGGTTTATAACAAGTTTTGTAGATTATTTAATGACTTATATTGCCGAAAATAAAATTGGTGATGTTTCAGAAGAGGAAAACGAAGAAGCCCGTAAAATGCTTACCTATATTTCGGTTGCTCGCCGTATCGTTACCTTTTTAGTAGTTGTTATTGGAGGGTATATTATCATTTCGCAATTTAGAGCCTTAGAAAAAGTAGGGATCTCGTTATTGGCGTCAGCCGGGGTAGCCACTGTAATTTTAGGTATTGCAGCGCAAAACACCTTAGGAAATATTATTGCCGGCCTACAAATTGCCATTACCAAGCCCGTTCGAATTGGCGATACGGTTATTATAGAAGATGACTGGGGATATGTAGAAGAGATCGGTTTTACTTATATGGTAGTAAGAACTTGGGATTTAAGACGCTTGGTTGTGCCTTTAAAGTTTGTCATTTCAGAAGTTTTTGAAAATTGGTCTATGACCAGTTCGCATCAAATACGTCCTATTTACCTATTTGCAGACTATCGGGTGGATGTTTCAAAAATACGCTCTGAGTTTGAAAAAATGCTCGAAGCCGAAGAAGATTGGGATGAAGACAATCCCGCTGTGGTTGAAGTAGTCGATATGACCGAAGAATCTGTAAAAATACGGGCACTCTGTAGTGCAAAAGATGCCAAAACTACTTGGCAATTGCATTGTGCATTACGCGAAAAGCTAATAGCGTATATCTGCCAATTAGAAGATGGACTCTATCTTTCTAGAACCCGTGTTGATATTTCAAATCGTTCAGAAAACATAAAAAACAATCGAAACAGTTCTTCTGAAGAAAAAGATAGTTAA
- a CDS encoding M48 family metallopeptidase, translating into MSPQTLFYIIIAILVINFIIDQLLDALNAKHFNDALPSEIDDVYDEAEYKKSQAYKKEKYRFGLLTAFISIIGTFLFFFLNGFAYVDGIARSISDNEILVALIFFGIILFASDIVMTPFGYYNTFVIEEKFGFNKTTKATFFLDKLKGWFMMAIIGGALLSAIIWVYQSTGSYFWVWTWAIITVFALFMNLFYARLIVPLFNKQTPLQEGSLRSKIETYANTVGFTLDKIFVIDGSKRSTKANAYFSGFGKEKRITLYDTLINDLEDDEIVAVLAHEVGHYKKNHIIINLFASILTTGFTLWILSLFIGSPLLSEALNVSQPSFHIGLIAFGVLYTPVSEVTGLLMNYLSRKFEYQADNYAKNTFSAAPLISALKKLSKNSLSNLTPHPAYVFMHYSHPTLLERFRSLKKVK; encoded by the coding sequence ATGTCCCCACAAACTTTATTTTACATCATTATCGCCATTTTGGTTATCAATTTTATAATTGACCAACTACTTGATGCGTTAAACGCGAAGCATTTTAACGATGCCCTTCCTTCAGAAATCGATGATGTGTATGATGAAGCGGAATACAAAAAATCGCAAGCGTACAAAAAAGAGAAATACCGTTTCGGCCTTTTAACAGCGTTTATTTCAATTATAGGCACTTTTTTATTTTTCTTTTTAAATGGCTTTGCATACGTAGATGGCATTGCCCGTTCTATTTCAGACAATGAAATTTTAGTGGCATTAATTTTCTTCGGAATTATTTTATTTGCGAGTGATATAGTTATGACGCCTTTTGGGTATTACAACACCTTTGTAATCGAAGAAAAGTTTGGCTTCAATAAAACGACCAAAGCAACTTTCTTTTTAGATAAATTAAAAGGCTGGTTTATGATGGCTATTATTGGCGGGGCTTTACTAAGTGCCATTATTTGGGTTTATCAATCTACTGGCAGTTATTTTTGGGTATGGACTTGGGCAATTATAACGGTTTTTGCTCTGTTTATGAACTTGTTTTACGCACGATTAATTGTTCCGTTGTTTAACAAACAAACCCCATTACAAGAAGGCTCCTTACGTTCAAAAATTGAGACATATGCTAATACGGTTGGCTTTACATTAGACAAGATTTTTGTAATTGATGGCTCTAAACGTAGCACGAAAGCAAACGCCTATTTTTCAGGCTTCGGAAAAGAGAAACGGATTACTCTCTATGATACGTTAATTAATGATTTAGAAGACGACGAAATTGTAGCTGTTTTGGCACACGAGGTAGGTCATTATAAGAAAAATCACATTATCATTAACCTCTTTGCTTCTATTCTAACTACTGGTTTTACACTTTGGATATTATCTCTTTTTATTGGTAGTCCATTACTTTCTGAGGCATTAAATGTTTCGCAACCCTCTTTTCATATTGGGTTAATAGCTTTTGGTGTTTTATATACGCCGGTTTCAGAAGTAACCGGTTTACTAATGAATTATCTATCCCGAAAATTTGAATACCAAGCAGATAATTATGCAAAAAACACTTTTAGTGCTGCACCGCTTATTTCAGCACTAAAAAAATTGTCTAAAAACAGTTTAAGTAACTTAACTCCGCATCCGGCGTATGTATTTATGCATTACTCGCATCCAACTCTTTTAGAACGTTTCAGGAGTCTAAAAAAGGTTAAATGA
- a CDS encoding TrmH family RNA methyltransferase produces MEKYISSLQNPLIKEFALLQSKSRERKKNRLFTIEGHREITLAIKGNCRLKTVLFSSEIIAEEDLYVIKDLSNSETNFVEISTEIYDKLAYRNSTEGILAIAEAKQHTLDSFTFSSKKPLILVAEATEKPGNIGALLRTADAANLDGVIIADMKTDLYNPNIIRSSVGCVFTNNIATGSTTEIISFLKENNISIYCAELQASEMYYSQDYTQASAIVVGTEATGLSKEWLQHSTQNIIIPMQGEIDSMNVSVAAGILIFEAKRQRKFV; encoded by the coding sequence ATGGAAAAATACATTTCAAGCCTTCAAAACCCTCTAATTAAAGAGTTTGCTTTGCTCCAATCAAAATCACGGGAACGCAAAAAAAACAGACTATTTACTATTGAAGGGCATCGAGAGATTACGTTGGCTATAAAAGGAAACTGCAGGTTAAAAACCGTACTTTTTTCTTCGGAAATAATAGCTGAAGAAGATTTGTATGTAATCAAAGACCTCAGCAACAGCGAAACAAATTTTGTAGAAATTTCAACTGAAATATACGATAAACTCGCCTACCGAAATTCAACTGAAGGTATCCTTGCCATTGCCGAAGCCAAACAACACACGTTGGATAGTTTCACTTTTTCTTCTAAAAAGCCACTTATTTTAGTCGCCGAAGCCACCGAAAAACCTGGAAATATTGGAGCATTGCTCCGTACAGCCGATGCGGCGAACTTAGACGGCGTAATAATTGCCGATATGAAAACAGATTTATACAATCCAAACATCATTAGAAGTAGCGTGGGCTGTGTATTTACTAATAACATTGCCACAGGGAGTACAACCGAAATTATTTCATTTTTAAAAGAAAACAATATTTCAATCTATTGCGCCGAACTTCAAGCTTCTGAAATGTATTATAGTCAAGATTACACTCAAGCTTCAGCAATAGTTGTAGGCACTGAAGCCACAGGCCTTTCGAAGGAGTGGCTGCAACACAGCACACAAAATATCATCATCCCCATGCAAGGAGAGATTGATAGTATGAATGTTTCAGTAGCAGCAGGAATCCTTATCTTTGAGGCCAAAAGACAGCGAAAATTTGTATAG
- a CDS encoding DUF6503 family protein, with protein MKKLLSIAVLLVLFVACKDAVKETTEEVHGKENASEQSTEATMDSSEENMAMSYPSELTNVFKAHGGMGTWNKMNNLCFEMNGKSGKEVHTTTLKDRRSKIENDNWSIGYDGSDVWLQEKEENAYEGNARFYHNLMFYFYAMPFVLGDEGINYEIVQPTELDGEIYNAIKISYNAGIGDSPKDEYILFINPDTDTMEWLGYTVTFKENQRSDNWKFIKYDQWEKVNGLLLPKKLTWYNVKDGKPTNERNDLLFNKIIVTETQLEDSVFAKPEGANVVNR; from the coding sequence ATGAAAAAACTACTTTCAATTGCAGTGCTACTTGTTTTATTTGTTGCTTGTAAAGATGCAGTAAAGGAAACCACTGAAGAAGTTCACGGGAAAGAAAATGCTTCTGAACAATCAACTGAAGCCACCATGGATTCTTCTGAAGAAAATATGGCGATGTCCTATCCATCTGAGCTTACAAACGTTTTTAAAGCACACGGCGGAATGGGTACTTGGAATAAAATGAACAATCTTTGTTTTGAAATGAATGGAAAGAGTGGAAAAGAAGTACATACCACAACATTAAAAGACCGTCGTTCAAAAATTGAAAACGATAATTGGTCCATTGGGTATGATGGAAGTGATGTATGGTTGCAAGAAAAGGAAGAAAATGCATATGAAGGTAACGCTCGTTTTTACCATAATCTAATGTTTTACTTTTATGCAATGCCTTTTGTTTTGGGTGATGAAGGGATAAATTATGAAATAGTGCAGCCTACAGAATTGGATGGTGAGATCTATAATGCAATTAAAATTTCATATAATGCAGGAATAGGAGATTCACCAAAAGATGAATATATACTTTTTATTAACCCCGATACCGATACCATGGAATGGTTAGGATACACAGTAACGTTTAAGGAAAACCAAAGAAGCGATAATTGGAAATTTATTAAATACGATCAATGGGAGAAAGTTAATGGTTTATTGTTGCCTAAAAAATTGACTTGGTATAACGTGAAAGATGGGAAACCAACGAACGAACGTAATGACCTTCTATTTAATAAAATAATCGTAACTGAAACACAATTAGAGGATTCGGTTTTTGCAAAGCCAGAAGGTGCAAATGTGGTAAATAGGTAA
- a CDS encoding glutaminyl-peptide cyclotransferase — translation MKSPKLFVAILLALIITSCGNNPGTEKNPFSLKIENSQKAYKPSDNLSVSIQNKEGIEIDSVVYTLRNKKIAVSKKNTKKTISLQSQKLGKDQLKATIHADGEQYNTEAEFTLLASKKPELYTYKLLETYPHDVNAFTQGLEFEGDTLYESTGKRGQSTLRKTNYKTGEVLQQVELDSQYFGEGLTILNNKVYQLTWQANKGFIYDENTLERTGSFVYENSKEGWGLCHSDSKIYKSDGTERIWILNPETLAETDYIELYTHTSRIPKVNELEWVEGKIYANVWEQSSIAIINPENGAVEGVIDLNGLQDKVTQHPDLNVLNGIAYKGEKDILYITGKYWDKLFKVQILKK, via the coding sequence ATGAAGTCACCTAAGTTATTCGTCGCTATACTTTTAGCATTGATTATAACTTCCTGCGGCAATAACCCAGGAACAGAAAAAAACCCATTTTCTCTAAAAATAGAGAATTCCCAAAAAGCATATAAGCCATCAGATAACCTATCGGTCTCAATACAAAACAAAGAGGGTATCGAAATAGATTCTGTAGTTTATACTCTTCGAAATAAAAAAATAGCGGTTTCAAAAAAGAATACCAAAAAAACTATCTCGCTGCAAAGCCAAAAGCTAGGTAAAGACCAGCTAAAAGCTACTATTCATGCTGACGGAGAGCAATATAACACTGAAGCCGAGTTTACGCTACTTGCTTCAAAAAAACCTGAATTATACACCTATAAATTATTGGAAACATATCCGCACGATGTTAACGCTTTTACACAAGGTTTAGAGTTTGAAGGCGACACCTTATATGAAAGCACTGGAAAACGTGGTCAATCTACCTTACGAAAAACCAATTATAAAACAGGTGAAGTATTACAACAAGTAGAATTAGACAGTCAGTACTTTGGAGAGGGGTTAACCATCTTGAACAATAAAGTTTACCAACTTACATGGCAAGCGAACAAAGGGTTTATTTATGATGAAAACACCTTAGAACGAACCGGTAGTTTTGTATATGAGAATAGCAAAGAAGGTTGGGGGTTATGCCACAGCGATTCTAAAATTTATAAAAGTGATGGAACTGAAAGAATATGGATATTAAACCCTGAGACCTTAGCCGAAACAGACTATATTGAGTTGTATACGCATACAAGCCGAATCCCAAAAGTAAACGAGCTGGAATGGGTAGAAGGTAAAATATATGCTAATGTATGGGAACAATCTTCCATAGCTATTATAAATCCAGAAAATGGAGCCGTTGAAGGCGTTATTGACCTTAACGGATTACAAGACAAAGTAACACAGCACCCAGATTTAAATGTATTAAACGGTATTGCCTATAAAGGCGAAAAAGACATTTTATATATTACTGGAAAATATTGGGACAAACTTTTTAAAGTGCAAATACTAAAAAAGTAG
- a CDS encoding LETM1-related biofilm-associated protein: MNPSASGWISKFIYIFSSEENKMHFTSSEVFYDTLKKSGFIYGIPVKSLSPEPLTYLTLTKEEYGKVNLLHSLLHIYSVEKSSTNYNEAVNAIISFYKQLDKQKKGWLKRFSISSSETATLEKIMDSRLQENTFLSKKDAASLLTYALLFIDVLCFKKYLKEPDTIKEEAQNLEKNLISSCLLALKSKRKKSKYDSLLLELFESSSEYLEEKTTDSEEKTFKSFSFFLDKDFLTKKYLLDLCCLAVWDDGEVDTTEFQFLQQLASQLQFTGEDVQKSLDDLRNFSAAHAKKIQLFEYEHPVKHLYRQSSATVKLLILRNKKRLQQELEESGELVVLLGKSTTRDLSVEEKQKVKTQLLDICKTIPSLTVFLLPGGTILLPLLIKFIPKLLPSSFNDNRIDGS; the protein is encoded by the coding sequence ATGAACCCCTCTGCATCAGGCTGGATATCAAAATTCATATACATCTTCTCTTCAGAAGAAAACAAAATGCACTTTACTTCTTCCGAAGTATTTTACGATACATTGAAAAAATCAGGGTTTATATACGGAATACCGGTTAAGAGCCTTTCACCTGAGCCATTAACCTATTTAACACTGACTAAAGAAGAATATGGTAAAGTAAATTTACTTCACTCTTTATTACATATATATAGTGTAGAAAAAAGCAGCACTAATTATAATGAAGCTGTTAACGCTATCATTTCTTTCTATAAACAGCTTGACAAACAAAAAAAAGGATGGCTTAAACGATTTTCTATTTCCAGTTCTGAAACAGCAACCCTTGAAAAAATAATGGATTCCCGCTTACAGGAAAACACTTTTCTATCCAAAAAAGATGCTGCTTCTTTATTAACGTATGCGTTATTATTTATTGATGTACTTTGTTTTAAAAAATACCTAAAGGAACCGGACACTATTAAGGAGGAAGCACAAAACTTGGAAAAAAACTTAATTTCCTCTTGTTTATTAGCGCTGAAATCTAAAAGAAAGAAAAGCAAATACGACTCTTTGTTATTAGAACTCTTTGAATCTTCATCTGAATATCTTGAAGAAAAGACAACTGATAGCGAAGAAAAGACTTTTAAAAGTTTTAGTTTTTTTTTGGATAAAGATTTTCTCACCAAAAAATATTTGCTAGATCTATGCTGCTTGGCTGTTTGGGATGATGGAGAGGTTGATACTACAGAATTTCAATTTTTACAGCAATTAGCAAGTCAACTTCAGTTTACCGGTGAAGATGTACAAAAAAGCTTGGACGATTTACGAAACTTTTCAGCAGCACACGCCAAAAAAATACAACTATTTGAATATGAACACCCCGTAAAACACTTGTATCGTCAATCTTCAGCAACTGTAAAACTGCTTATCCTTCGTAATAAAAAAAGATTACAACAAGAACTGGAGGAAAGTGGTGAGCTAGTTGTTTTATTAGGTAAATCTACAACAAGGGATCTTTCTGTGGAAGAAAAACAAAAGGTAAAAACACAGTTGCTAGATATATGCAAAACCATCCCGTCATTAACAGTCTTCTTGTTACCAGGGGGTACCATCTTATTACCTTTACTAATCAAGTTTATCCCGAAGCTGTTACCATCTTCGTTTAATGATAATAGGATTGATGGGAGTTAA
- a CDS encoding DUF4331 family protein, whose translation MKKTKIFAAIGGVGIAVLAIFLIAADHIDSPSVAGTTTDIADLYAFEGSNADNTVLIATLQGPLAPGDVTNNASFDENVLLEFNIDNTGDFKEDLVIQAIKRGDSMYFFGPVAPETQGLSSTVATSGPKHSVKISTSSEVEVTDSDGMKFFAGPRRDGFFFDFNRFNQVIGGEVAPEGFLPPGEASDFFENVNVLAISVEVPNSMLGTAPPHVGGAVGIDGLPPAYNVWVSAKRRQ comes from the coding sequence ATGAAAAAAACAAAGATTTTTGCAGCAATTGGTGGAGTAGGCATAGCCGTACTCGCCATATTTTTAATCGCTGCCGACCACATTGACTCACCTTCGGTGGCAGGTACAACGACGGATATTGCAGATTTGTATGCCTTTGAGGGCAGCAATGCAGACAATACAGTTTTAATTGCAACCCTTCAAGGTCCTTTAGCACCAGGTGATGTAACCAATAATGCATCTTTTGATGAAAATGTATTGTTAGAATTCAATATTGATAACACAGGTGATTTTAAAGAAGACTTGGTAATACAAGCTATAAAAAGAGGAGACTCTATGTACTTTTTTGGTCCTGTAGCTCCAGAAACACAGGGGCTTAGCAGTACTGTGGCAACTTCTGGTCCAAAACATAGTGTGAAAATTTCAACATCAAGCGAAGTTGAAGTTACAGACAGTGATGGAATGAAGTTTTTCGCAGGTCCTAGAAGAGATGGATTTTTCTTTGACTTTAACCGCTTTAATCAAGTAATTGGTGGGGAAGTAGCTCCAGAAGGATTTTTACCTCCAGGAGAAGCTAGTGACTTTTTTGAAAACGTAAATGTTTTAGCTATATCTGTAGAAGTGCCTAACTCTATGTTGGGAACAGCTCCACCACACGTAGGAGGAGCAGTAGGAATTGATGGACTTCCACCAGCCTACAATGTATGGGTATCAGCAAAAAGAAGACAATAA
- a CDS encoding tetratricopeptide repeat protein, whose amino-acid sequence MKKILILFALCAFFSCDEKKESKNDTAKITHKEDYNKYLSTNDNSAYKAALSEKDFWNKRLAADSSGVGDLGPLAGGYSALFAATGNVENLQKAEKLQKKAIEISATNKDGYTRALAKTYISQHRFKEAKQILEESYKGVSNKHETEFMLFDVYMELAEYNKAYEMLNKVKNNGDYNYLIRVSKWSDYKGDLDAAIKYMEKAKAIAESGGNKSLKVWSYSNIADFYGHAGRIDDAYAYYLKTLELEPDNAYVKKGLAWIAYSYEKDTKEANRILDSVMVNHKSPNYYLLKAEMAEFNNNQEQVEANQEKFTDMVSDSLYGGMYNTYLIELYADTNPEKALTLAKKEINNRATPETYTLLALAQLKNENKEDALQTIETYVEGKTFEPNAQYVSAMVYKANGMQDKVKPLKEELSGASYELGPVLSKKIAQL is encoded by the coding sequence ATGAAAAAGATACTAATTTTATTTGCGCTTTGTGCCTTTTTCTCTTGTGATGAGAAAAAAGAAAGTAAAAATGACACCGCAAAAATAACACATAAGGAAGATTATAATAAATACCTTTCCACCAATGATAATTCGGCTTATAAAGCTGCTCTTTCAGAAAAAGATTTTTGGAACAAGCGATTGGCAGCAGATAGCAGTGGAGTAGGGGATTTAGGCCCTTTAGCTGGAGGTTATTCAGCTTTATTTGCTGCTACGGGTAATGTAGAAAACTTACAAAAAGCAGAAAAATTACAAAAAAAAGCCATAGAAATATCAGCAACTAATAAAGATGGTTATACCCGTGCTTTGGCAAAGACTTATATTTCACAACATAGGTTTAAAGAGGCCAAACAAATTTTGGAAGAAAGTTATAAAGGTGTTTCGAATAAACACGAAACTGAATTCATGCTTTTTGATGTTTACATGGAACTAGCAGAATATAATAAAGCATATGAAATGCTTAATAAAGTAAAAAATAATGGTGATTATAACTACTTAATTAGGGTATCTAAGTGGAGTGATTACAAAGGTGATCTAGATGCAGCTATTAAATATATGGAGAAAGCTAAAGCAATAGCAGAATCTGGTGGAAATAAGTCATTGAAAGTTTGGAGTTATAGTAACATAGCCGATTTTTACGGCCACGCAGGCAGAATTGATGACGCGTATGCTTATTATCTAAAAACATTAGAGCTTGAACCAGATAATGCATATGTAAAAAAAGGATTGGCTTGGATAGCCTATTCGTATGAGAAAGATACCAAAGAGGCAAACCGCATTCTAGACTCAGTAATGGTAAACCATAAATCACCTAATTACTATTTGCTTAAAGCAGAAATGGCAGAATTTAATAACAATCAAGAACAAGTTGAGGCGAACCAAGAGAAATTTACCGATATGGTTTCAGACTCCTTGTATGGTGGAATGTACAATACTTATTTAATTGAACTATACGCCGATACAAACCCTGAGAAAGCACTTACTCTGGCTAAAAAAGAAATAAACAATCGCGCTACACCAGAAACTTATACACTTTTAGCATTGGCACAATTAAAAAATGAAAATAAAGAAGATGCTTTACAAACTATTGAAACATATGTAGAAGGTAAAACCTTCGAGCCAAATGCACAATATGTTTCGGCTATGGTATATAAAGCAAATGGCATGCAAGACAAGGTAAAACCCCTAAAAGAAGAGCTTTCTGGTGCTTCTTATGAGCTAGGTCCAGTTTTATCAAAAAAAATAGCACAATTATAA
- a CDS encoding AAA family ATPase has translation MIHLILGNTGSGKTTYATQLKRKTNGIIFSIDTWNNTLFLADKKPDDGLEWFLERIDRAEEVILTLVEQLENSKTDSILDLGFSKFEHREKFRKFADLNGYELTTHFLDIPKTTRLNRVMKRNKEKGSTFEFEVSRENFDFMESWFEKPTNLEMIGGITIIE, from the coding sequence ATGATTCACCTTATACTTGGAAATACAGGTTCTGGAAAAACAACCTACGCAACTCAATTGAAAAGAAAGACAAACGGAATTATTTTTTCAATTGATACTTGGAATAACACTTTATTTCTCGCTGACAAAAAACCCGATGACGGGTTGGAATGGTTTCTCGAAAGAATTGATAGAGCTGAAGAAGTGATTCTGACTTTAGTTGAGCAGTTGGAAAACTCAAAAACCGATTCTATTCTGGATTTAGGATTTTCTAAATTTGAGCACCGTGAAAAATTCAGAAAATTTGCAGATTTGAACGGCTATGAATTGACAACACATTTTCTAGATATTCCAAAAACCACTCGACTAAATAGAGTGATGAAAAGAAATAAAGAAAAAGGATCAACTTTCGAATTTGAAGTAAGCAGAGAAAATTTTGATTTTATGGAAAGCTGGTTTGAAAAACCAACCAATCTAGAAATGATTGGAGGAATAACCATTATTGAGTAA
- a CDS encoding anti-sigma factor, which yields MNAQELIESGNLELYVAGSLSVEESSEVEDAIETHPEVKEQVELIEDSVITLAEAVSPPLSALIWSQILDNIRKVRSLSDRKPSTNWGAITGWAATILALAGIFWMLKEKNDLQDRVQYTTTQNIVLEENAEKAESQLAEANDVLDIVRSKEYNSYTLPGNQAVAPQAYAKVYVNKKDKIAYIDASGLPEPPRGKVYQVWSLTMQPLTPTSVGLLDTYSESETLLFRIDMGQVAATEAFGITLEPEGGSETPTMDQLYTLGEVTL from the coding sequence ATGAACGCACAAGAACTTATAGAATCAGGTAATTTAGAACTGTATGTCGCTGGATCACTTTCTGTTGAAGAATCCAGTGAAGTGGAGGATGCCATTGAAACACACCCTGAAGTAAAAGAGCAAGTAGAATTAATAGAGGATAGCGTGATTACATTGGCTGAAGCTGTTTCACCACCGCTCTCTGCCCTTATTTGGTCACAAATACTTGATAATATTAGAAAAGTTAGATCACTTTCAGATAGAAAACCTTCAACCAATTGGGGAGCAATTACTGGTTGGGCTGCTACCATATTGGCACTTGCAGGTATTTTTTGGATGCTTAAAGAGAAAAATGATCTTCAAGACCGAGTTCAGTACACTACCACTCAAAATATAGTTTTAGAAGAAAACGCTGAAAAGGCTGAAAGCCAATTAGCAGAGGCCAACGATGTATTAGACATTGTAAGATCTAAAGAATATAATAGCTACACCTTACCGGGTAATCAAGCAGTGGCACCACAGGCCTACGCCAAGGTATATGTAAACAAAAAAGATAAAATTGCATATATAGATGCCTCAGGCTTACCAGAACCGCCACGTGGTAAAGTATATCAAGTATGGTCTTTAACCATGCAACCCTTGACCCCAACAAGTGTTGGCTTGCTTGATACCTATTCTGAGTCTGAAACTTTACTTTTCAGGATTGATATGGGACAAGTAGCCGCAACCGAAGCCTTTGGTATTACCTTAGAGCCTGAAGGCGGAAGTGAAACCCCTACAATGGATCAATTGTATACATTAGGTGAGGTAACACTTTAA